The Neodiprion pinetum isolate iyNeoPine1 chromosome 5, iyNeoPine1.2, whole genome shotgun sequence genome segment CAGGACCCAGGTTCAGATTCATGTGGGGCACTTTAAGGGGATCAATTGACGGCATTTCAAACTCCGAGATCCCTTTAGTCAATCGTGGCTTCAGATTATTAATGCTGTTTATCACGCATTGCTCTATCTTCGGATCGGTTCGCTTGCATGTGTGTATGTAGTCAGCTGTCGAAGAACattgaataattacaatatggaaaaaagaagcaaCTTCTCTACGTATGATTATAAAGGAGACttgataagatttttctttccgtAAATCCAAACAATGAATTTGCAGAAGcttttataatacatataatgccAATTAAGACGTTGACCGAAATAGTCGAAACGTTGTGGAAAGAATTGTGAAATGTTCGATTTTGTCTGCTCTTTCCGACGTTATTCTTTTTGCCTTTGCAAATGCATTGGAACAATCATCcaattttaattacaatattttgtaAGATTTCGCGAATAGATGTCACAGGTTTAATGAAAATCTGCGAGAGATTCACGAACAGTAACAgatacgtgtacgtataatgttttcaaaaaaaagtttcagagaTATTAAAGATTAAGTTTATCCGGACACTCAAAGAAAATGTTatacgtgaaaatttatatcgtttcaaatataatcTCCGTTCAGGTTAcaagttttgaagaaaaatacaggAGTCGCACTGATTCTCTATCAAAGTATTATACATTGATTGTAAATGCTCGTATGATAACGAAACCCTTGAAGCGCGTGATTTGggtagtaaaaaattaacgatattAGTTTTAAATTTAGGCTGTTCGATCGGTAGCTGCACTTACGAATTGTTGCGTTCACTGATACAAATAACGCAAAAACTGCGATGAGCAGTGGTGACAGATTATTCTCCGACATGTTCACTATATAGTCGTGATGCCTCGCAATTTACGTTCGCTAtactatatataatatataatattatatacgagTCGTCTTCCGTTCACTACCGGCGGAATAATGTTACAATCTTCAAAACCGGGATCCTTTTATACCAGTTAGGTCGACTGATCGTTGGTcaaattcattcttttttgCCGTCACGAATCGAGGTAGAGGAAACGTGAGACTGGTAAGAAACTTTGAGAAGGCAAAACCCCACGTGTAACAAACTTCTTTTTGCTCCGTCCGTTCACATTTGTGGTTGTGTCTGCTTTGGAAACCCGTCATAATTCGTCGGCAGGTTTGCTAAAACtcgaatgaacgaacgaacacCCACGAGATTCGGTTTTGAAACAAGTCAAACAAAGCTTCCGGTGATTAACTCAAACCTGTTACGTATACGATCGTCATTCGTCAGTCGTTAACAAACGATTGTTCGTTACTTGCCTGCTGTTATTTCTCAACGGCTGGTGCGGGGATTTTTCGAGGACGTATAATACAACAATGTTTTTCCCTCCTTTTTCGGTCACGCTCAAGAGAAGAGAAATTCATTTTCCCAATTGCCTGCATTAACCGCCTCTTATTATTCACGTCGCGATCCGGTCTTTGCATTCGATCGTGACAGGTTTATTATCTTGTAATAAACCCTACGttgtattataaaattttggcgatgCGTCACGACTTGCTTGTTTATTCGTTTAATCCACTTTTACCGCACAAATATTCAATCACAATTTACCCTGATCAACTGAACATAGATTGACTTACtagttttatttaatttttatgaaaccaATTAACCAcgttttttcttgttcaaaataatatatagGAGAGACCGGATCACGATGGACCTCCTGAGacgttaattatttttattgctttCGATCACCAGGTAAAAGTTGTTTTGATCAgtctcaaaaaaattcatccttATTTCCCGCTCGAAAAatcttacaaattttttatttcattttttaaataactcTGCATCCTATAATTCTACCGGTactgaataattcaataattatcTGTCGATAcgtatgacaaaaaaaaaaaaaaaaaaacatgttatATTCCGGAGAAAATGGGCATCATCTAAAATGTCATTTTTGAGAAAccttttaaacaaaaatttttagggGTCCGTCGTGCCCCGGTCACCTCTAAACGTCGTACAACCGGTCCTTGAATTTGCCTGCAtacttattaatttttttttctgttttgccaTGCATAGTACGAGTGacgttttattaattttcacatcGCTAATCGCAGTGGAATTTTATCATACTGCCAAAAGGTGGTGAGACACAATTTCCGCCGTAAGAACTTGATGTAACTtattaaataatcaattatcatatgatattcactgttaatttaattcaagaatattaattaacttGACTGGTTGACATGTGTTGATTCTTCCAGAACGGTATGTGCCAAAATTAATTCTCACCAGAGGTtcgatttaaaatttgaatttaattataccCAAAtgggaagtaaaaaaaaaatataaaaaatagataaaGAAGCtattagtttgtttttttgccCAATCGTACGTATGTAAAACGAACGATCTGAGAATAGTTGTTAATTGCATTCCCCAGGATCATTTACGTCAGtctattattttctgttttagtttcgtctatttttttttttctcattgatTTTTCAGTTATGTGAAAGTATATTCCGTATATACTTCATTAAACCTCTATCCGTATTATATCCAGAGAACGGAAAGGCCACTCCACGAAGGTCAGTTAATTAATCAGGTTGTACACAAGTGCGAGTGAATCTCGAGTCAAAACGAGTTTGGCCGGATTTTAAAAGggtaataaatgaattgaaagaACAGAcgcagtaaaaaaattaacatgcATACAAGCGAACCGAATttaaatgaagaagaagaaaaacaaccaCCGTATAATTATCTCACACAGTCATCACATTGTTGgtgttataaatttataatatataaaacatTCCCACCATATATTTTCCACAATATAGATGgaattttcctaaaaattcttttcttccAGTTTTCTATCAATATTTATGATGCGATGAATTGATATAGTTATTTGAGATACTATAATTATCTCTCAAGTTGCTTCGTCtgcttttttatttgtattattattatgaaaaatcACTATCGCTTCCTGAcaactgtataatatatatatcgtatattATAGTAACCACGGTGACGTTatctttgattattttgtgaaaaaaggTTCGTGGTTCATTTTTCCATGTGCGCATGGGACATACATTAATCGTCAAGATTGGATAGTTCAACGAACTATGGAAATTATATCACCGACAAGTTATTCGCCATATATCTTCAATATTGATTCCTTCCTTGTTGAGCCGACGTCGTGTAAAAGTACAAAAGTGTATCGTAGtcttgaattaattaattctacTAGTAACTTACCGTTTCACTTCGTATTCCATGTATAAGTTCCTCAAAGTTTCCGTCGCAATGGCTATGATTATGGTAATGAATGTGTTACATCAGTATACTTCATCACGTCTGTTATACGGTCTTTaagtttaataaattatacgttatacaatcatatgtacatatatgggTTAGTCCACCAATTAACAGCCAATAAaagggacgaaaaaaaatcgatttgtctgaaatttttacctcTTGTAGTGCGTACTAATATTAAACAGTTCACAAAGTTTGAACCTTCTCGAACTGACCATTCGCGAGGAATGCCACGTCAAAGTTTAATCATTTCGAACTGATTGAAGTTTAAACTcgaattattttcgtatcgttatcggcaagaaaaaaaaattatgaaaaaacaaCTATCTTTTGTGCAAAATTCTCACTCTTCCGAGTATGTTGTTCATTTCTGGACAAATTTTCGACATCAGTCCCAAAAAGATGTTTTTcggcaaataaaaaaaaaaaaaaaacactttctTTCATGCCCCACCAAAACTTATCTtacttttcagtttttcatgTGAAAACTGAGATTTCTTGACACAACATGactgtttttttatatttttttctgccaATAACGATACGAAAACAATTCGTGTTTAAACCGCAATTAAGTCGAAATGATAAACTttgatgaaacattttttgcgAACGGTAATTCCGAGAAGGTTCAAACTTGGTGAACTCTTCATACTTAGTACACTACAAGAgttcaaaatatatatacaatatttatatatctacCGCGGAGTCAATTAGTTTCTAtgcaatttcaatatttttctctttcgagTCGCATAAAttaagaatttttatatttttctttgtgcAATACTAAATTACTCTTTAAGATGTGTATTACGTGAGTTGAACTAGTCGGAAATCGAAGGCAGATCCTGATTtcagttattttattttatttttcagtcctccattttttttactctcaaaaaaatgaaaacgcgTTTCTTTTCTCAAGTCGTACAGTCGCGTCACTTTTTTATCTTTGACTCCAAGTAAATAAGTTTTTAACATTGTTGAAATAACTTGTTTTAATCACGGATTCTGTTTCTGACAATAATaagcgtataaataaattagtaAGGAACCCAATGCGGTAATTTAAAACGACGGACTGCATGGTCGAGTATCGTTATATGGTGACACAATGCGACTTAAATTATTCttgtggagaaaaaaagtaaagaaaaaccTTAAATCGTTGGACCGGGGTATCCGGGAATCTGAAACGTCCACAAATTATAAGGAAATTTGTATCTCCGGACAAAAGTTCTTCTTTATCACTGGCATTTAGTCAATATTGACTTTAATTTGGCTAAATCCAGTTCTTCTCATACCAGCATTGAGATTCAGTGTAGGAATAAGCAATGTGACACACcaattaataaatgaatttggTAATCGAATACAGCCAATTCCAGTCCCATAAAAAGAGCGCATCTAATTTTTCCATCAGATAgtgtattcgaaattttttggattcTAGTGATACAAATTGTATCATATAATCCTATCATGAAAACCATATGTAATTTATCATCGTTCTTTAACactttttttctgtaacaCTCGATGGAAAATTGACAAAGTCTTTCAAATCAAACAAGATTTCCTCCGTCGTTTTAGCCTTCAATCCCTGACGATTATAGTCATTTCGAAACATATCTGCAGGTCTAGGACGATTTtcaaatcgataaaaaatccTGCTATCTCGCTGATCAGCTCTCAATGTAATCGCTGGCAAATCGACaaccgttttttttctcgttaaatTCGGGCTGATTTTAACACGCTTTAGATCGTTCATATTTTGGACAATTTGTTTATCATTTAGTCGATGAAATCGTTTGTTGACAGACGAGTCGTAGCGGTTTATTCCTGGGTTATTGATGGTACAATTATTGTCGAAGTTCCTACGAATTTCACCACCATCCTCACGTTTTTCTTGTCTGAAAATCGGTCCACCAATCATATTATCGAGCTGGTCCTCGGCTCGGACAAAGTCGAAATCTGGATCGATAAGCATCGTCTGTGAATATACGAAAGAAATATTCCATTTTATGGGGCTAATTTGGTTAAGAATGCAAAAAAAGAcggaaaatacagtttttgtTCGCGATACTTTTCTCcgaaaaggaaaaagtatAGGTTTATTAGTAGAAAGAATAATaaggattcaaaaaaaaaaaaaaaaatctagaattttctttaaataaataCGTCAACTCGGAAAAGTGTAATCGTTTATCTAGGAAAAGTAAACTAAAGTTCTGGTATAACCGGAAGTTTAAATTAAATGGTACatgacaatttttcatgctcAACATGCGATTGTAAAATGGTGtaagttttagattttttcatcaaaccgTTTTCGAGAGTATCGCTGGAGCTTGTCGGACAGACGGCTATTTCTgtaaaaacttgtttttccGATTCTAGGGTTTCGAAACCGcaaagattcgttgaaattataaaacgtGTTTTCGACCGCAATCAGTACTTTTCTTATATGATGAACGATTTTGCGGGGTCGTTTCTTCTACCAGTGTGAGGTGATCGTTTTGAACCATGTGGCTTTTTGTATtttgtgaatattttctttgtaaTGGCACCGAAGAGGCCTAAGCTTTCGCTTTTTTCGATGACAACCTTGGCCTTTTGTAGAATGACATGATTGGTTTTGATTAGTTCAAGTTGTTCCCCTATGTGAAAGATCATTTTCCCTATGTTGGATAAGGTCCATAAACCATATCAATAATACTTTTCTCAGGTCACCaaaggtgatgaaaagtaaaaaccTCATAGAAACTCTGACTAATGTCTTGGCCGACTGATCACCAGTACCTCGAAAATTCTCTTGTAAACCTCAATCTTGGCACGTTCTAGTTCAGTCGAGCATCTAGACCTTAGAATCGGCGATTTATTCAAAGAATCAGCATCTGCCGCTGCTGAACTGTTCAAATGCCGCCAGGTATTCGCTGATTCCCCGGGCATCGGTTTGGGCAAAACTAATCTTTGCTGATGAGTTTTCTGTAAAGAAAATACGTTTACAATTAAGTTAAGTGTTCGAAGATGATCGAGAACCATCACAAGATGTATATACAAGAAGAATTATTACGTATAtctatgtacatacgtattgATACAACTAATGATACTAACGATAATGAAATGATAATTCATGTACGAGAGTGTAAATGCAATATAATTACCAAATAAGGCGTAGGTAGATCTACGACAGAGTACGAGGCTCCTGCcacagaaaaataatttaaggGACAATTTCTActcaaattttcttcatttcctaAAGATCGCTGCATGTACCTTGGGGGTTTCATCAAATTCATCACGTTTTCCGACTGATCAACGCTCACCGAAGAAGCAGATTTACCGAAGTTAAAATTCAGTGTTGGTGCAATGATAATTGCACCAGCCTGTacattttttgcaatattttcatGGCCTGAAGATAATCGCCTCGACACCTCGTCCAGTTTATTATCTTCTACTTTAATTTTAGTCACCTCACTCCTGCGCTTATTTGATTCGACTTCTGGCTGTTCAAAATTGTGAATTACTCCAGTCTCGAAACTTGGAATATCGTTCATGCAATCTTTCCACCGCTCCCTCTCACTTAAATTCCTTTCCAGTCTGATAAAAGGCATTCCATCGGTACAGTTTGATCTTTCCAATGATTCTCTATAAATCTTTACCTCATTCTCAACAGTTTCCTTCGCCTCTTGCCAAGTAGAATCAATTTTCACTGTGTCATGCtcacgttgaatttttccgGCAGTTCTGGAAAGAAGTggtttttcagcattttttttcatgctaTTACTTACATCCTGTGCTGTCGGTCGATTTTcctcaatttgaaaattgaaggaacaCCTCCTTTTAGACCAAACTTGACTTCTGATTTCTTCTGTTTCCGCAGATTTCACCTGGatctgatcaattttttcctcaaaaattttccactctGCTTTTGGCTTTGTCTCATTAATAACAACAACTTCTTGTTTTACTTCGATTTCTTTCTGTAAAGACGCTATGTTTTTTCGAACTGTGACGTTTTCGAAATCCGACgttgtattttgaaatctCCCGAGAGTCTCTTGTCCTTCACCCGGGAACATTGACGGCGTATCCAAATTTGGTCGATTCAAAAATCGACCGTTTGTCTTTGAAACATGTATTTTCGAATCAAGTGCTGTAGTCGACAAGTCGATCGGTAGTGGGCTCTTTTTGCGGATTTTAAATTCCTTAGACTTTAGCTCTGCAAGGTTTTGTAAGCTGTCTGAATCATTACCTGGAACAAATAAAACATCACATTAGTTGCGCTGCGAAGTTTTTCATACGCTGCATCATCATATACGAACGCTTAAATGTGATAATACCTGAATTAACTTCACGGAATTCTTCCGGCATGCTATCTATATTCGCCCCTGATCTTTTGGCATCCACGCGGTGTCCAGTTTGtggaatacttttttttgcgaaaactACTGCATTTGCGAGTAATTTAGGATCGCGGTATTTTAATGCTGCCTTCAAAAGGAACGAGTTGAACTTAGGCGTGTTCGAATATCGTAGGGTTCGAATGTCGTGGTCTTTCACTGATCTGGTAACTGCAAAGCCATTCTTGTCAAATATTCTTAAGAAAGGGTGAAACTTCACCCGACTACTACCAATTCTTGCCCAGTTGTTTAAATTTTCGGCAATCTCATCATGAGACGCTTGTCTccggtaatttttatttctctttcttacCGTcctgttgtatttttttctcttagcGATGTAACGGTGACtcggtttttcaatttttacttgAGAAAAACCTTCCCGTTTGACGTCATATTCCGGTGATAATTTTCCCGTATCACAGGAATTTCTTACACTGTATTCATTTTCCATATCGTTTTCACTTTCTGTATAATTTGCAAGAATCGAGGCATTGCTCACTGTCGAATCTTGGTCATTATTGTATCTATGACAACGATCATCGTCCTCAAGGTCCAGCGTGTTGTACAAGTAGAGTaagcatttttcaattttcgaaagatGGTACAAATTTAGCGAGTTATCGATATTTGATGTGCATCGATCGATTTCGTTTAACGATGAATCGTGAAGCGACAAACTCGATACCTCGCTGTCGATAGATCGACTGCCAATAATCTGATGTCCCGTCATGCTTTTGACAAATTCACAGTTTAtggtatattttcaaaaattcacatatgGACTTTTCGTGTCTTTTAGATCATTTACAGGCCTAGGTATTACGAATTAGGGGCTTATCAATAT includes the following:
- the LOC124219415 gene encoding uncharacterized protein is translated as MTGHQIIGSRSIDSEVSSLSLHDSSLNEIDRCTSNIDNSLNLYHLSKIEKCLLYLYNTLDLEDDDRCHRYNNDQDSTVSNASILANYTESENDMENEYSVRNSCDTGKLSPEYDVKREGFSQVKIEKPSHRYIAKRKKYNRTVRKRNKNYRRQASHDEIAENLNNWARIGSSRVKFHPFLRIFDKNGFAVTRSVKDHDIRTLRYSNTPKFNSFLLKAALKYRDPKLLANAVVFAKKSIPQTGHRVDAKRSGANIDSMPEEFREVNSGNDSDSLQNLAELKSKEFKIRKKSPLPIDLSTTALDSKIHVSKTNGRFLNRPNLDTPSMFPGEGQETLGRFQNTTSDFENVTVRKNIASLQKEIEVKQEVVVINETKPKAEWKIFEEKIDQIQVKSAETEEIRSQVWSKRRCSFNFQIEENRPTAQDVSNSMKKNAEKPLLSRTAGKIQREHDTVKIDSTWQEAKETVENEVKIYRESLERSNCTDGMPFIRLERNLSERERWKDCMNDIPSFETGVIHNFEQPEVESNKRRSEVTKIKVEDNKLDEVSRRLSSGHENIAKNVQAGAIIIAPTLNFNFGKSASSVSVDQSENVMNLMKPPRYMQRSLGNEENLSRNCPLNYFSVAGASYSVVDLPTPYLKTHQQRLVLPKPMPGESANTWRHLNSSAAADADSLNKSPILRSRCSTELERAKIEVYKRIFETMLIDPDFDFVRAEDQLDNMIGGPIFRQEKREDGGEIRRNFDNNCTINNPGINRYDSSVNKRFHRLNDKQIVQNMNDLKRVKISPNLTRKKTVVDLPAITLRADQRDSRIFYRFENRPRPADMFRNDYNRQGLKAKTTEEILFDLKDFVNFPSSVTEKKC